A portion of the Eubacterium maltosivorans genome contains these proteins:
- the ilvA gene encoding threonine ammonia-lyase → MLTLDKIYHASYTLKKVIRPTDLIYAPGIQSDGKIYLKTENLQVTGSFKVRGAYYKISQLTDEEKQRGVIACSAGNHAQGVALAATKNNIKSLICLPDGAPISKVEATKHYGAEVCLVEGVYDDAYQKALELQQEMGYTFIHPFDDENVIAGQGTIGLELLDQLPDMDAVIVPIGGGGLISGIAFAIKSLNPNIKVYGVQASGAPSMLNSIADKQIERLNEVSTIADGIAVKEPGQHTFEICGQYVDEIATVTDDEISTAILTLIEQQKLITEGAGAVSVAAALFNKFPIKDKKVVCLLSGGNIDVTILSRVIKRGLLKSGRTCSLNIELVDKPGQLKGVSAIIADMGGNVVSIHHERASENADVNGCYLRIELETRNYDHIHQIENALKDAGYRLKDNLQ, encoded by the coding sequence ATGCTGACACTTGATAAAATTTACCACGCTTCCTACACGTTAAAAAAAGTAATTCGACCAACGGATTTGATATACGCACCGGGTATCCAGTCGGATGGCAAAATTTATTTAAAAACCGAAAACCTCCAGGTAACCGGCTCTTTTAAGGTGCGGGGCGCTTACTATAAAATTTCCCAGTTGACCGATGAGGAGAAGCAAAGGGGCGTTATTGCCTGCTCCGCCGGAAACCATGCCCAGGGCGTGGCGCTGGCCGCGACTAAAAACAATATTAAATCCCTGATATGCCTGCCAGACGGCGCGCCTATTTCAAAGGTCGAGGCCACAAAGCACTACGGCGCTGAGGTCTGTCTTGTGGAGGGCGTCTATGATGATGCGTATCAGAAAGCCCTGGAGCTTCAGCAGGAAATGGGCTATACCTTTATTCATCCCTTTGATGACGAGAACGTCATTGCCGGACAGGGAACCATTGGCCTGGAGTTGTTGGATCAGCTCCCGGATATGGACGCGGTGATCGTCCCCATTGGCGGCGGCGGCCTGATCTCAGGCATTGCCTTTGCCATCAAGTCATTAAATCCGAATATCAAGGTCTACGGTGTGCAGGCCAGCGGCGCGCCCAGCATGCTCAATTCCATCGCCGATAAACAGATTGAACGCCTGAACGAGGTGTCCACCATCGCGGACGGCATTGCGGTAAAGGAGCCGGGCCAGCATACCTTTGAGATCTGCGGGCAATACGTGGACGAAATCGCCACAGTCACAGACGATGAAATCTCAACGGCAATTCTTACGCTCATTGAACAGCAGAAGCTGATCACCGAAGGCGCCGGCGCTGTGTCCGTCGCGGCCGCTCTGTTTAACAAGTTTCCCATCAAGGACAAAAAGGTGGTCTGCCTGCTGTCAGGCGGCAATATTGATGTCACGATTCTTTCGCGTGTCATCAAACGAGGTCTTCTGAAATCAGGCCGCACCTGCTCACTAAACATCGAGCTGGTCGACAAGCCCGGGCAGCTGAAGGGCGTATCTGCCATCATTGCCGATATGGGCGGCAATGTGGTATCTATCCACCACGAGCGTGCCAGTGAGAACGCGGATGTAAATGGCTGTTACCTCCGGATTGAGCTTGAAACAAGAAATTATGACCATATTCATCAAATCGAGAATGCCCTTAAAGACGCTGGCTACCGGCTCAAGGACAATTTACAGTAA
- a CDS encoding Mur ligase family protein, with translation MKFYLALWYAKAINGLINLVSKGRGSNLSGEKALKVDPRMVEHFKGIDYSKVVFITGTNGKSSTTNLVTHILRENGKTVVSNLEGANLLPGIATILAKESTMTGKLKADYFVFETDERYLPLIYDQLPAENMLITNLQKDQVQRNGDPDFIYRKLTSFMNPKMHLYLNNEEPRTKSFERFTDHVTYFGVEKHSESFEKDETYPTCACPKCYHKIDFDYYTIDSVGPFTCTNCGYSSEAAPHYAVKDIDFENKTFTVEDETFNMPYDLPFMLYNYSGALALCERFAGVSVKDAVPAFKSFKNIGGRFEVLHYKDKTIKYMRIKQENPDTLQSALNIMASDQEAKMVCFGFYAVSDFIPFYTNTFYSFDCDFRPLAESNVEKYFCFSQNVCYDTANRLIYEGVEPSKIAIKETDDIKTIFEEIEKADTSNVYLITWLETFNKMKKYIEEGN, from the coding sequence ATGAAGTTTTATTTGGCGTTATGGTACGCTAAAGCCATTAACGGCCTCATCAATCTTGTCAGCAAGGGGAGAGGATCTAACCTTTCCGGTGAGAAGGCCTTAAAGGTAGACCCGAGAATGGTCGAGCATTTCAAGGGGATCGACTATTCCAAGGTTGTTTTTATTACAGGAACCAATGGTAAATCAAGCACCACCAACCTGGTGACCCACATTTTAAGAGAAAACGGGAAAACCGTTGTATCGAACCTGGAGGGCGCCAATTTACTGCCCGGTATCGCGACCATTCTGGCAAAAGAATCGACGATGACCGGGAAGCTCAAGGCGGATTATTTTGTCTTTGAAACAGATGAGCGTTATTTACCCCTCATCTATGATCAGCTTCCGGCAGAAAACATGTTGATCACTAATCTGCAGAAGGACCAGGTTCAGCGCAACGGCGATCCGGATTTTATCTATCGCAAGCTCACCTCTTTTATGAATCCTAAAATGCATTTATATTTAAATAATGAAGAGCCGCGGACAAAATCCTTTGAACGCTTTACTGACCACGTCACCTATTTCGGCGTGGAAAAACATTCTGAATCCTTCGAAAAGGACGAAACTTATCCGACCTGTGCATGCCCAAAATGCTATCATAAAATTGATTTTGACTACTATACCATCGACAGTGTCGGTCCGTTTACCTGCACAAACTGCGGCTATTCCAGTGAAGCGGCGCCACATTATGCCGTAAAGGATATTGACTTTGAAAACAAGACTTTCACGGTTGAGGATGAGACCTTTAATATGCCTTATGATCTGCCATTTATGCTGTACAACTACAGCGGCGCTCTGGCGCTTTGTGAACGCTTTGCAGGCGTCTCCGTCAAGGACGCAGTCCCGGCTTTTAAATCCTTTAAAAACATCGGCGGCCGTTTTGAGGTGCTTCACTACAAGGATAAAACCATTAAGTATATGCGCATCAAGCAGGAAAACCCGGACACACTTCAGAGCGCTTTAAATATCATGGCTTCTGATCAGGAAGCCAAGATGGTCTGCTTTGGCTTCTATGCAGTATCGGATTTTATCCCATTCTATACCAACACCTTTTACAGCTTTGACTGTGACTTCAGACCGCTTGCAGAATCAAATGTTGAAAAATATTTTTGTTTCTCTCAAAATGTCTGCTATGATACCGCTAACCGGTTGATTTACGAAGGGGTTGAACCATCAAAAATTGCTATCAAGGAGACCGATGATATCAAAACGATCTTTGAAGAAATTGAAAAGGCAGATACTTCAAACGTTTATTTGATCACATGGCTTGAAACCTTTAATAAAATGAAAAAATACATCGAGGAGGGCAATTAA
- a CDS encoding type 1 glutamine amidotransferase, with translation MNEKTLKIGWMFPDSLYLHGDRGNVLALKRMGEAAGFEVKIEKIDFDTEDFTPIDYDFLFCSPGEIASFSSIVDFLEPYELSLRGFIQAGRPMLVTGTSIALWGNEIRRDDGSVVKGLGIIDVETVENKAVYGDDLYFSCNLNGTQMEIIGNQIQMADFKLTGDDEPFGALKYGYGNNGRDTNEGVQIKNAVFTNTLGPVLVCNPWMTEAFIRIIADNQETDLENFSVNMTLEEKSFETKKQFILKKTTHLTNCKR, from the coding sequence ATGAATGAAAAAACATTAAAGATCGGGTGGATGTTTCCCGATTCCCTTTACCTCCACGGTGACCGCGGAAACGTTCTGGCTCTAAAACGTATGGGCGAAGCCGCAGGCTTTGAGGTAAAAATTGAAAAAATTGATTTTGATACCGAAGATTTTACCCCAATCGATTATGACTTCTTATTCTGTTCACCGGGAGAGATCGCTTCTTTTTCATCTATCGTTGATTTTCTGGAGCCCTATGAGCTTTCGCTCCGCGGCTTTATTCAAGCAGGCCGTCCCATGCTCGTCACAGGAACCAGCATCGCCCTCTGGGGTAACGAAATCAGGAGAGATGATGGCAGCGTTGTAAAGGGTCTGGGCATCATTGATGTGGAGACCGTTGAAAACAAAGCAGTCTACGGTGACGACCTCTATTTCAGCTGTAATCTGAATGGCACGCAAATGGAAATCATCGGAAATCAGATTCAGATGGCCGATTTCAAGCTGACTGGCGATGATGAGCCCTTTGGAGCTCTGAAATATGGATACGGCAATAACGGAAGGGATACCAATGAGGGGGTCCAGATCAAAAATGCGGTTTTTACAAACACCCTTGGTCCAGTGCTCGTCTGTAATCCCTGGATGACCGAAGCCTTTATCCGCATTATTGCAGATAATCAGGAAACAGACCTTGAAAACTTTTCTGTCAATATGACGCTTGAAGAAAAATCTTTTGAGACCAAGAAACAATTTATTTTGAAAAAAACAACACATTTGACAAACTGTAAAAGATAA
- the mnmA gene encoding tRNA 2-thiouridine(34) synthase MnmA, whose amino-acid sequence MKNKKVIVGFSGGADSAAAALILKNKGYEVLGVTFDFFGNEVLLKKAGDLAEKISIRHECINRQHAFRERVIIPFINEYLRGCTPNPCILCDAVMKFRGLMDYANEKEADFIATGHYLRLEKSQGLVRIKTSQDSRKDQSYYLYTLNQAFLNRLIFPLSTFQSKDAVRAFLEGQGIVLPKSEESQGICFIPDGNYARFIKKETPLMTEGRFRDRFGKILGSHNGFYHYTVGQKHGVPVICGKKYVVTALRPKSNEVILGEESELYQKRIFLKELHFIDGSLYSGKIQFKICRWGYLYQGTLCLTDNRRGYLECEEAVRAPMPGQAAVFYDGDILLGGGTIEYK is encoded by the coding sequence ATGAAAAATAAAAAAGTAATTGTGGGGTTCAGCGGCGGCGCAGACAGTGCTGCCGCTGCTCTGATTCTAAAAAATAAAGGTTACGAGGTTTTGGGCGTAACCTTTGATTTTTTTGGAAATGAAGTACTGCTCAAAAAAGCCGGCGATCTGGCGGAAAAAATCAGTATCCGGCATGAATGTATCAACCGGCAGCACGCATTCCGGGAGAGGGTGATAATCCCATTTATAAACGAGTATCTCAGAGGTTGCACACCTAATCCCTGTATCCTTTGTGACGCGGTGATGAAATTCAGGGGACTGATGGACTATGCCAACGAAAAAGAGGCTGATTTCATAGCGACCGGCCATTACTTAAGGCTTGAAAAAAGCCAGGGGCTTGTCCGGATTAAGACCAGCCAGGATTCCAGAAAGGATCAGAGCTATTATCTCTATACCCTTAATCAGGCGTTCCTGAACCGGCTGATTTTTCCCTTGAGCACTTTTCAGTCAAAAGACGCGGTGCGTGCTTTTCTGGAGGGGCAGGGAATAGTGCTTCCGAAATCTGAAGAAAGCCAGGGAATCTGCTTTATCCCGGACGGAAATTATGCACGGTTTATAAAAAAAGAAACACCTTTGATGACCGAGGGGCGTTTTCGGGATCGATTTGGTAAAATTCTTGGCAGCCACAACGGCTTTTATCACTATACGGTTGGGCAGAAACATGGTGTTCCGGTAATTTGCGGAAAAAAATACGTGGTTACAGCTCTGCGCCCAAAATCCAACGAGGTCATTCTCGGCGAGGAATCGGAGCTTTATCAAAAAAGAATCTTTTTAAAAGAGCTTCATTTTATTGACGGTAGCTTATACTCAGGAAAAATCCAATTTAAAATCTGCCGCTGGGGCTACCTGTACCAGGGAACACTTTGCCTGACAGATAACCGCAGAGGTTATCTGGAGTGCGAGGAAGCTGTTCGGGCGCCCATGCCAGGACAGGCGGCGGTCTTTTATGATGGCGATATACTCTTAGGCGGAGGAACAATCGAATATAAGTAA
- the glmM gene encoding phosphoglucosamine mutase, giving the protein MGKFFGTDGVRGVFGEELTTELAYQLGRYGAYILSEGSHNPKIVIGKDTRISGDPLEKALTDGIISVGGKVVLAGVIPTPAVAVIAREINADAGIVISASHNPYQFNGIKFFNGAGYKLSDNVENQIEKCIIDQLEINDRSDGSVETLDQPEKIYVDHITKGFSCDFSGIRMVLDCANGASYRIAPKFFIDAGADVVVIGHEPDGKNINDGYGSTCLDKLSEHVLLEKADIGIAFDGDADRCLAVDNEGCIIDGDKILHLVGAKLKQEGRLNKDTVVVTVMSNIGLDIALKDCGCKSVKTNVGDRYVLEEMLKEGYNLGGEQSGHVILLDHNTTGDGLLTAVSLLTILKEETRTAAELSSLMTSYPQVLVNAKVTNQTKNDYLTDEVIQKRISEVEKHFDGQGRVLIRPSGTEPLVRVMIEGKDQSELNRIATDLARLIEERLA; this is encoded by the coding sequence ATGGGAAAATTTTTTGGTACTGATGGTGTTCGTGGTGTCTTTGGTGAAGAGTTAACCACAGAATTAGCATATCAGCTTGGACGTTATGGCGCGTATATATTATCAGAAGGCAGCCATAATCCTAAAATTGTTATTGGGAAGGACACCCGTATTTCGGGTGATCCTCTTGAAAAAGCGCTGACAGACGGTATTATCTCAGTCGGGGGGAAGGTTGTACTGGCAGGCGTTATACCAACACCCGCTGTCGCGGTCATTGCCCGCGAGATCAACGCAGATGCCGGGATTGTCATCTCCGCATCACACAATCCTTATCAATTTAACGGGATTAAATTTTTCAACGGCGCGGGCTATAAGCTCTCTGATAATGTAGAAAATCAGATTGAAAAATGTATCATCGACCAGCTTGAAATCAATGACCGGTCCGACGGTTCAGTTGAGACCCTTGACCAGCCTGAAAAAATCTATGTTGATCACATTACAAAAGGATTCTCCTGTGATTTTTCCGGTATCCGTATGGTGCTGGACTGCGCAAACGGCGCATCCTACCGTATTGCACCGAAGTTTTTTATCGATGCCGGAGCCGATGTGGTTGTGATCGGGCATGAACCAGACGGCAAAAACATCAACGACGGATATGGCTCTACCTGTCTTGACAAGCTGAGCGAGCATGTCCTTTTGGAAAAAGCAGACATCGGAATTGCCTTTGACGGCGACGCTGACCGTTGTCTGGCGGTTGATAATGAAGGCTGTATTATCGACGGTGATAAGATCCTTCATCTGGTTGGCGCAAAGCTGAAACAGGAGGGCCGGCTGAACAAGGATACGGTCGTGGTAACCGTTATGAGTAATATCGGCCTCGATATCGCTCTGAAGGATTGTGGCTGCAAAAGTGTTAAGACGAATGTCGGCGACCGCTATGTTCTGGAAGAAATGCTGAAAGAAGGCTATAATCTGGGCGGGGAACAATCCGGCCATGTTATCTTACTGGATCATAATACCACTGGAGACGGTCTTTTAACAGCGGTCTCGCTTTTAACGATTTTAAAAGAAGAAACCCGTACCGCGGCAGAGCTTTCATCTTTAATGACCTCCTATCCACAGGTGCTTGTGAATGCAAAAGTGACCAACCAAACTAAAAACGACTATCTGACTGACGAAGTGATCCAGAAGCGGATCTCCGAGGTTGAAAAGCATTTTGACGGCCAGGGACGTGTTTTAATCCGCCCATCCGGCACTGAACCATTGGTTCGCGTCATGATCGAGGGCAAAGATCAGTCTGAGCTTAACCGCATTGCCACAGATCTGGCCAGGCTCATTGAGGAGCGTCTGGCTTAA
- a CDS encoding nucleoside hydrolase, with product MTKRKVIIDCDPGIDDALAIMLACRSPELEILGITIVSGNINAYQCAENALHILKVMNRLDIPVYLGAAQPLLRDMVVAEETHGEDGLGGVKFERIEDVRYREGAVDFILNTLKTEDNVSVLAIGPLTNIALALQTDKAALSRMGELVLMGGAFKSHGNCSPVAEFNFWADPDAAEMVLNQLNRPITMVGLDVTREVVLTPNYIELLRQFNDPAADFIVDITRFYLDFHWEQERTLGCVINDPLAIAYFIDPSICSGKAYYVDVVTEGKAIGMSMVDVGGIFKKEPNCFVLTQVHSRAFMEMFMTRLFPEHQSDISLVLSNEKYGCE from the coding sequence ATGACAAAACGAAAAGTAATTATTGACTGCGATCCGGGGATTGACGATGCTCTGGCGATTATGCTGGCATGCCGTTCCCCGGAATTGGAAATTTTGGGCATCACTATTGTATCCGGTAATATCAATGCCTATCAATGCGCTGAAAATGCACTCCATATTTTAAAGGTGATGAACCGTCTGGATATCCCGGTATATCTTGGTGCGGCACAGCCACTTTTGAGGGATATGGTCGTCGCGGAGGAAACACACGGCGAGGATGGCCTGGGGGGTGTTAAATTTGAAAGAATTGAAGATGTCCGTTATCGTGAGGGGGCTGTCGATTTTATTCTGAATACTCTAAAGACAGAAGATAATGTCTCTGTTCTGGCCATTGGCCCTTTAACCAATATTGCGCTGGCATTACAGACTGATAAAGCCGCGTTAAGCCGGATGGGGGAGCTTGTTTTAATGGGCGGAGCTTTCAAAAGCCATGGAAACTGCTCTCCGGTGGCTGAGTTTAATTTCTGGGCAGACCCTGATGCTGCTGAAATGGTCCTGAACCAACTGAACCGGCCGATTACCATGGTCGGACTGGATGTCACCCGAGAGGTCGTTCTGACACCGAATTACATCGAGCTGCTGCGCCAGTTTAATGATCCGGCAGCGGATTTTATTGTCGATATCACCCGGTTCTATCTGGATTTTCACTGGGAACAGGAGCGCACCCTCGGCTGCGTCATCAATGACCCTCTGGCCATCGCTTACTTTATTGATCCCTCCATCTGTTCAGGGAAGGCCTACTATGTAGATGTCGTTACCGAGGGAAAGGCGATCGGAATGAGTATGGTAGACGTGGGCGGTATCTTCAAAAAAGAACCGAACTGCTTTGTCCTTACCCAGGTACATTCCAGAGCCTTTATGGAAATGTTTATGACACGCCTTTTTCCTGAGCATCAATCGGATATTTCATTGGTTTTATCCAATGAGAAATACGGCTGCGAGTAG
- a CDS encoding ECF transporter S component → MKKLTTNMLVFMAMSVGLNFVGCFVALVLKLPVYLDSMGTLLSAVLMGPAAGAVVGGLTALINGATIDPVSLYFLPVQVVAGVSTGLLFKSGRFEGLKSMLAIVLVTLFVSVMSSVIVAFVFNGVTSSGSSLIVAVLKNSGINIVTSVFSTQIITDLLDKVICFSVVFGIIKVMPMPLKNKLVKHY, encoded by the coding sequence ATGAAGAAGCTTACAACCAATATGCTTGTTTTTATGGCCATGTCTGTTGGATTAAATTTTGTGGGATGCTTTGTCGCGCTCGTACTTAAGCTTCCGGTCTATCTGGATTCTATGGGTACACTGCTTTCCGCAGTGCTCATGGGACCGGCAGCAGGCGCGGTCGTCGGCGGACTGACCGCATTAATTAATGGTGCAACCATTGATCCGGTCTCCCTTTACTTTTTACCAGTACAGGTAGTGGCCGGTGTATCGACAGGGCTGCTGTTTAAAAGCGGCCGTTTTGAAGGCTTAAAATCCATGCTGGCAATTGTGCTGGTAACCCTGTTTGTGTCCGTCATGTCCTCTGTTATCGTCGCCTTTGTGTTTAACGGCGTTACCTCATCAGGCTCCAGCTTGATTGTAGCTGTTCTGAAAAACTCCGGCATCAACATTGTCACCTCTGTTTTTTCAACTCAGATTATTACGGATCTGCTGGATAAGGTGATTTGTTTTTCAGTGGTCTTTGGCATTATTAAAGTTATGCCAATGCCTTTAAAAAATAAATTAGTAAAGCATTATTAA
- a CDS encoding HD domain-containing protein, with the protein MKDILNNLISEMIEYEKGNPRRVQHFLKVHAFAKIIAEQEGLDERTRDTLEIAAVLHDIGIKPSVKKYGSSAGNYQEIEGPPVARALLKKYNVSDEIMERVSFLIANHHTYGSIQAIDYQVLIEADFLVNIYEDSMKPSQIESIRDRLFKTKTGVHILETMFLSLED; encoded by the coding sequence ATGAAAGACATCTTGAATAATTTAATAAGCGAAATGATTGAATATGAAAAAGGAAATCCCCGCCGTGTTCAACACTTTTTAAAGGTTCATGCCTTTGCCAAAATCATTGCGGAGCAGGAGGGATTAGATGAAAGAACGCGAGATACCCTTGAAATCGCAGCTGTTTTGCATGATATCGGTATAAAGCCGAGTGTGAAAAAATATGGCTCTAGTGCCGGAAATTACCAGGAAATCGAGGGGCCTCCTGTGGCTCGTGCTCTTTTGAAAAAGTATAACGTATCGGATGAAATTATGGAACGGGTCAGCTTTTTGATCGCCAACCATCATACTTACGGCAGTATTCAGGCCATTGATTACCAGGTGCTCATCGAGGCGGACTTTCTGGTCAATATTTACGAGGACAGCATGAAGCCTTCTCAAATTGAAAGCATACGTGACCGTCTGTTTAAAACAAAAACAGGGGTCCACATTTTGGAAACCATGTTTCTCTCACTGGAGGATTAA
- a CDS encoding tyrosine-type recombinase/integrase, producing MDLKHNTLLDELDDYLLSIRGFSPNTLISYRNDLMQFFRFLKVRFQLADPEAEFDTISIDDVDLKVIKQVTLPDIYAFLSYATSKRSNIDSTRKRKTAAIKNLYHYLTTVIDTKMDDPTQRLEIPKVKSRDPVYLTLDEALSLLNAVDGEFYERDLAIITLFLNCGIRLSELTNLKIEDIQEETIHIVGKGNKERNIRLNDACVETLEAYMAVRPEDTEVPYVFLSKRKTPLSNRTVQSMVKKYVLKAGLNADKISVHKLRHTAATLMHKYGQVDIRTLQKVLGHESISTTEIYTHIEVDDVREAIYQNPLAKRNPGHKK from the coding sequence ATGGACCTCAAACACAATACCCTTCTCGATGAGCTCGACGATTATCTGCTTTCCATTCGGGGGTTTTCACCAAACACATTAATTTCATACCGAAATGATCTGATGCAGTTTTTTCGCTTTTTAAAGGTACGGTTTCAACTGGCTGATCCAGAGGCCGAATTCGACACCATTTCCATAGATGACGTGGACTTAAAAGTCATTAAACAGGTAACGCTCCCGGATATTTACGCTTTTCTGAGCTATGCTACCTCCAAGCGCAGCAACATCGATTCAACCCGAAAAAGAAAAACCGCTGCCATCAAAAACTTATACCACTATCTGACAACAGTCATCGACACTAAGATGGATGATCCAACACAGCGCCTTGAAATACCAAAGGTTAAGTCACGCGACCCTGTCTATCTTACGCTTGATGAAGCTTTAAGCCTTTTAAATGCTGTTGACGGCGAATTTTATGAGCGCGATCTTGCGATCATTACCTTATTTTTAAACTGCGGAATTCGCCTTTCCGAATTGACCAACCTTAAAATTGAGGATATCCAGGAGGAAACCATCCATATTGTTGGTAAAGGCAATAAAGAGCGAAATATAAGACTCAACGATGCCTGTGTCGAAACGCTGGAGGCTTATATGGCAGTGCGTCCAGAGGATACAGAGGTACCCTATGTGTTTTTAAGCAAACGAAAGACCCCTCTTTCCAACCGCACGGTGCAGTCGATGGTAAAAAAATATGTTTTAAAGGCTGGCCTGAATGCAGATAAGATTTCTGTTCATAAACTCCGTCACACCGCCGCCACGCTGATGCATAAATACGGGCAGGTAGACATCCGTACGCTCCAGAAAGTCCTGGGCCATGAGAGCATTTCCACTACAGAAATCTATACACACATCGAGGTAGATGATGTTCGGGAAGCGATCTATCAGAATCCCCTCGCCAAACGAAATCCCGGACACAAAAAATAA
- the lexA gene encoding transcriptional repressor LexA, with product MYEDLTEKQKQILEFIKKQTRECGYPPSVREICEAVGFKSTSSVHSHLKTLEQRSYIRRTSLKTRAIDVINKDDEDGLENFQTDREMVTLPLLGKITAGDPILAAEDIMDQIPLPLSFVGTGEHFLLRVKGTSMINAGILDGDDIIVKKQNTANDGDIVVAFLLENEEATVKTFYRDQDIVILKPQNPNFEPRELKDTDVQILGRVTGLLRKM from the coding sequence ATGTACGAAGATTTAACCGAAAAACAAAAACAAATATTAGAATTTATAAAAAAACAGACAAGAGAATGTGGGTATCCGCCTTCTGTCCGTGAAATATGCGAGGCTGTGGGCTTTAAATCCACGTCGTCAGTGCACTCTCACCTTAAAACACTTGAGCAGCGTTCTTATATTCGACGAACATCACTCAAAACACGTGCCATTGATGTTATTAACAAAGATGACGAGGATGGTCTTGAAAACTTTCAGACTGACCGGGAGATGGTCACACTCCCGCTGCTCGGTAAAATCACTGCTGGTGATCCTATCCTGGCAGCTGAGGATATCATGGATCAGATTCCCCTTCCCCTTAGCTTTGTCGGAACCGGTGAACACTTTCTGTTAAGAGTTAAAGGCACCAGTATGATCAACGCGGGAATCTTGGACGGGGACGACATTATCGTCAAAAAACAGAACACTGCCAACGACGGCGATATCGTCGTAGCCTTTTTACTCGAAAATGAAGAGGCAACCGTTAAAACCTTCTACCGTGATCAGGATATCGTTATCCTGAAGCCTCAAAACCCAAATTTTGAACCGAGAGAGCTCAAGGATACCGATGTTCAGATTCTGGGCCGTGTAACTGGGCTTCTCCGCAAGATGTAA
- the zapA gene encoding cell division protein ZapA — protein sequence MPEEKKVVELRILENDFSVKAGESEDYIREIATFVNDELTKVKERNPFTNHIRIAILGCMNITELLFEAKKDVLIAERKQEEEANNINLVKDELKTAGEEINELKESKLQLVEEKEQLQKEIEEKNELLNQYREHLKQAKIESESNRKAILDLQNQLFESQIELVKANKKNPEAIDQDTLQTDMEPEDSPERPE from the coding sequence TTGCCTGAAGAAAAAAAAGTTGTCGAACTTCGCATCTTAGAGAATGATTTTTCTGTAAAAGCTGGGGAAAGTGAGGATTATATCCGCGAGATCGCAACCTTTGTTAACGATGAACTGACAAAGGTTAAGGAACGCAATCCTTTCACCAACCACATCCGCATTGCAATTCTTGGCTGTATGAACATCACGGAGCTTTTATTTGAAGCTAAAAAGGATGTGCTTATTGCTGAGCGTAAGCAGGAGGAAGAAGCCAATAACATTAATCTGGTAAAGGATGAGTTAAAGACTGCTGGCGAAGAAATCAATGAACTTAAAGAAAGTAAGCTTCAGCTTGTCGAGGAGAAGGAACAGCTCCAAAAAGAAATTGAAGAAAAGAATGAGCTGCTCAATCAATATCGTGAACATCTGAAACAGGCTAAAATTGAAAGTGAATCTAACCGTAAGGCGATTCTTGATCTCCAAAATCAGCTGTTTGAAAGCCAAATTGAACTGGTTAAGGCAAACAAAAAAAATCCTGAAGCCATTGACCAGGATACACTTCAGACGGATATGGAACCAGAAGATTCGCCAGAACGTCCGGAATAA